The following proteins are encoded in a genomic region of Rhizobium sp. ZPR4:
- a CDS encoding DUF4166 domain-containing protein, protein MLAADTRAGEPHPLKKILVLGGYGGFGARLSRRLAGDGFEVLVAGRNLEAAKVLAARLPNAIALQADRNGDIAEILGKYQPFLLIDAAGPFQHSDDRVPRACIKAGVHYIDLADARDFAGAIGSLDGQAKTAGVTVISGASSVPALSGAVVADLVKDMEEVRSIEMSISASNRATAGASVASAILSYVGKPVRLWRGRRWQDSTGWHMLKRETYAVSGHRPLRRLVALADVPDHDLLVDGFAERPSVIFRAGPEFAFQTLALWLLSWPVAWGWLTSLRKISRFLLPLQGVTARLGTARSAFTIEVKGICQSTMRARRWILMAENGDGVEIPTLPAQLLARALRDGHLSPGARHAGGLLSLEDFRTLFRDLAISEERTEAPYTPLYQRVMGSAFAHLSDPVRAMHDVFGDGGAKGEAVVTRGHSPLARLVAKVFGFPAAGKHALHVSFEECDGVEQWTRDFSGQRFLSHLNEENGHLVERFGPFRFSFALPMRGNGLSMEMRHWSFLRIPLPLFLAPRSVALEWAEDDRFQFDVPIALPFIGLVVHYRGWLQPIE, encoded by the coding sequence ATGCTGGCTGCCGACACCAGAGCAGGCGAGCCGCATCCTTTGAAAAAAATCCTCGTTCTCGGTGGCTATGGCGGGTTCGGCGCGCGGCTGTCGCGGCGCCTTGCCGGCGACGGTTTCGAGGTTCTGGTCGCCGGACGCAATCTTGAAGCTGCAAAGGTACTCGCCGCTCGATTGCCAAATGCGATTGCGCTGCAAGCCGATCGAAATGGTGACATCGCGGAGATCCTCGGCAAGTATCAGCCCTTTCTGCTCATCGATGCGGCAGGCCCCTTTCAGCATAGTGACGACAGAGTGCCACGAGCCTGCATAAAGGCCGGCGTCCACTACATCGATCTTGCCGATGCGCGCGATTTCGCCGGCGCAATCGGCTCGCTTGACGGACAGGCAAAGACTGCCGGCGTCACCGTCATCTCGGGTGCGTCGAGCGTGCCGGCACTCTCCGGCGCCGTCGTTGCGGACCTTGTCAAGGACATGGAGGAGGTTCGTTCGATAGAAATGTCAATCAGCGCCTCCAATCGCGCGACCGCAGGCGCCTCGGTCGCATCGGCGATCCTGAGTTATGTCGGCAAACCGGTGCGGCTCTGGCGCGGCCGGCGCTGGCAGGATTCGACCGGCTGGCACATGCTGAAACGCGAAACCTATGCGGTCTCCGGCCATCGCCCTCTGCGCCGGCTGGTGGCGCTTGCCGACGTGCCGGATCACGACCTGCTGGTTGATGGCTTTGCCGAACGGCCCAGCGTCATCTTCCGGGCCGGACCCGAGTTTGCGTTTCAGACGCTGGCACTCTGGCTGCTGTCCTGGCCGGTCGCCTGGGGTTGGCTGACATCGCTCAGAAAGATCAGCCGCTTTCTGCTGCCGCTACAGGGCGTGACGGCACGGCTTGGCACAGCACGCTCGGCCTTCACGATCGAAGTGAAAGGGATCTGCCAGAGCACGATGCGAGCCCGCCGCTGGATCCTGATGGCCGAAAATGGCGATGGTGTGGAAATCCCCACTCTTCCGGCGCAACTGCTGGCGCGTGCCTTGCGCGACGGCCACCTTTCGCCCGGTGCCCGTCATGCGGGCGGACTCCTGTCGCTGGAGGATTTCCGGACATTGTTTCGCGATCTGGCAATCAGCGAGGAAAGGACGGAAGCACCCTACACGCCGCTTTACCAGCGCGTCATGGGCTCCGCATTCGCGCACCTTTCCGATCCTGTGCGCGCCATGCACGACGTCTTCGGCGATGGCGGCGCCAAGGGCGAGGCAGTCGTCACCCGCGGGCACTCACCCCTTGCCCGGCTGGTCGCGAAAGTATTCGGCTTTCCCGCAGCCGGGAAGCACGCGCTGCATGTGTCCTTTGAGGAATGCGATGGCGTCGAACAATGGACGCGGGACTTTTCCGGCCAGCGCTTTCTCAGCCATTTGAACGAAGAGAATGGCCACCTCGTCGAACGCTTCGGTCCCTTCCGCTTTTCGTTTGCTCTTCCCATGCGCGGCAACGGGCTCAGCATGGAGATGCGGCACTGGTCGTTCCTGCGCATTCCGCTGCCGCTCTTTCTGGCGCCCCGAAGCGTCGCCCTTGAATGGGCGGAGGATGATCGCTTCCAGTTCGACGTACCGATCGCCCTGCCGTTCATCGGCCTCGTCGTCCATTATCGAGGCTGGCTACAGCCAATCGAATGA
- a CDS encoding thiol-disulfide oxidoreductase DCC family protein has translation MSKSTISDYQGPIIVFDAMCVLCTANAQFVLRHDHLGRFRLASMQNETGIDLYRRCGMDPADPDSLIIVDGTIVLRDSDAVLAIYAGLGWPWKAISVLRIVPRLLRNPIYHWLARNRYRIFGKRETCWLPTPEQASRIL, from the coding sequence ATGAGCAAAAGCACTATCAGCGACTATCAAGGGCCGATCATCGTCTTCGACGCCATGTGCGTCCTGTGTACCGCCAACGCCCAGTTCGTGCTGCGCCATGACCATCTTGGCCGTTTTCGTCTTGCCTCCATGCAGAATGAAACCGGCATCGACCTCTATCGCCGCTGCGGCATGGACCCAGCCGATCCGGACAGCCTCATCATCGTGGACGGCACAATCGTGCTACGCGACAGCGACGCGGTGCTTGCCATCTATGCCGGCCTCGGCTGGCCTTGGAAGGCGATTTCCGTGCTGCGCATCGTGCCCCGTCTGCTGCGCAATCCGATCTATCACTGGCTTGCGCGCAATCGCTATCGCATCTTCGGCAAGCGGGAAACATGCTGGCTGCCGACACCAGAGCAGGCGAGCCGCATCCTTTGA
- a CDS encoding phosphatase PAP2 family protein, with product MLGRSADTGRRRMAGGLHCFFRTPTIKPPANRAFLERPIVIIAIFLALSLLVMWTADYPLGIWMKSFPSQLRGTAKWISSLGTGLLVLSFSGALLIFAILAPAHKLRKSMRTGADLIATAAAFIFLAVAGGGIVDSLAKNIIGRARPELLDTNGAFSFRPFAFHADFASFPSGHSATAGAMAMSLALVFPRLRPVFMPIGVLICLSRQWVGAHWASDTLMGWGVGVAFALWLAHAFARRRLLFAYDTSGRLCPGEQYKAILAVLRALIRRMPIIGKKTVPAAKSCPSQARLASRAFEIRS from the coding sequence ATGCTGGGGCGTTCCGCCGACACCGGTCGCAGGCGCATGGCTGGCGGCCTTCACTGCTTTTTCCGCACCCCGACCATTAAACCTCCTGCGAATCGCGCATTTCTCGAGCGCCCGATCGTTATCATCGCCATCTTCCTCGCCTTGTCATTGCTCGTCATGTGGACGGCCGATTATCCCTTGGGCATCTGGATGAAGTCGTTTCCCTCGCAGTTGCGTGGGACGGCGAAGTGGATCAGTAGCCTCGGCACCGGGCTTTTGGTACTCTCATTCAGTGGTGCACTGCTGATATTTGCAATCCTCGCGCCCGCACACAAGCTGCGGAAATCCATGCGAACGGGGGCAGATCTCATCGCCACCGCCGCCGCTTTCATCTTCCTGGCAGTCGCCGGCGGCGGCATTGTCGATTCGCTCGCCAAGAACATTATCGGCCGCGCCAGGCCGGAACTTCTGGATACGAATGGCGCCTTCTCATTCCGACCCTTCGCCTTCCACGCCGACTTCGCCTCCTTTCCCTCCGGACATTCGGCAACGGCCGGCGCCATGGCGATGTCGCTGGCGCTCGTCTTTCCTCGCCTTCGCCCTGTCTTCATGCCTATCGGCGTCCTGATCTGCCTGTCGCGGCAATGGGTCGGCGCGCATTGGGCAAGCGACACGCTGATGGGCTGGGGGGTCGGCGTCGCTTTTGCCCTGTGGCTGGCGCATGCATTCGCACGGCGGCGTCTCTTGTTTGCCTATGATACCAGCGGTCGCCTGTGCCCTGGGGAGCAATACAAGGCAATTCTGGCCGTGCTGCGCGCTTTGATCCGCCGTATGCCGATCATCGGCAAGAAAACGGTGCCTGCAGCAAAATCGTGCCCATCGCAGGCTCGCCTCGCATCCCGAGCCTTTGAAATTCGATCCTGA